From a single Lates calcarifer isolate ASB-BC8 linkage group LG12, TLL_Latcal_v3, whole genome shotgun sequence genomic region:
- the LOC108873532 gene encoding G0/G1 switch protein 2: MENIQEFIPFAKEMLSQKPRRGLLKVYLVGSILAVLGTVIGLAETVCHPFSSGEPLDAEMVLMLAREQRTVEAETQHNVGGQEEEEEEEEEKELAHENGVTAQSNTLSKTLTPSQRSMANRLHAS; encoded by the coding sequence ATGGAAAACATTCAGGAGTTCATCCCCTTTGCCAAAGAGATGCTGAGTCAGAAACCAAGACGGGGTCTACTGAAGGTCTACCTGGTGGGCTCTATACTTGCTGTCCTGGGGACAGTCATTGGGTTGGCTGAAACCGTGTGTCACCCCTTCTCTTCTGGTGAGCCACTGGACGCAGAGATGGTCCTTATGCTGGCCCGGGAGCAGAGAACTGTTGAGGCTGAGACACAGCACAATGTGggggggcaggaggaggaggaagaagaagaagaggaaaaggagctGGCTCATGAAAATGGGGTCACAGCCCAGAGCAACACCCTCTCCAAAACCCTTACACCCAGCCAACGAAGCATGGCCAACCGGCTGCATGCTTCCTAA